The Malus domestica chromosome 10, GDT2T_hap1 genome contains a region encoding:
- the LOC103445973 gene encoding uncharacterized protein isoform X1: MASSQVEMASSAPFGCVLRDHNRRDRCRERNARATQAAFQKNLNSLVRNHLTTCISVSSISASSDKESNNSKDRDIENVERDGGCSTMSPRQSRVLDRQAARRGGKEGMAMVERQSQEAELMSVPNSEPSSSRTSTSLKETLFRTDSLARIYNLGVGASSLVQIWEKRLNQSNSFKMSSNGSAETSRSNSGFSCNENENIFNASNESSASNESTGSNAPVFEKQSSRGSEAGDSVCVDERYDTGPVAEDSFEDTHSEESTTSDALSNLDAREREREREKVRVADIIKRLKMTAQCPLSSSDDNDQQSCTNASPSRERDHERLFGSDQTEQLHKGFSQVISSPRMIRGRQAFADLLMHLERDRHRELDALVDRRAVSRFSHKGRIQSMLRLKLLQRRMAVAVGQDVPRRKPATSKVNKLPQGSAIMHLRERFSTGVEQASTDQSDAAIPKSPQKEVVKNTSVLSKSSSTPNKPSKNTLNRDVDRVEQKNATGMQTSLPHASEDLREEVGMSSKVTCQETSSVATNTSTQASNGLHEEGSPSSKVTSEGTSSVATNNFPNASEDLRDEASPSLKVAYQGSSPMARNTTTHASEGLHEEANPSLKVTLQRTSLMARSTSPHGSEDLCEEASPSSEVTLQGTSPMARNTSPHVSEDLHEEVSPRSEVTLQGTSSEARNNLPHASEHPHEEASPSSEIIWQGTSSEARNNLPHVSEDLHEEVSLSSEVIWQGTSSKARNLDAQENADATTSLVGWGENEIEEQLEDDYQYYGDYTYDWINEISRPRSYWENLRKAWYQEMLNSNSGKGEIRQLIERRTVSNCLASDFRDRIDRLMESRLEIQAQPDGSQEGEDDDISHDRMNQLMTFLQKHHQKQQQQLLPACSQEEKQQVQEQEHQEEDQNMTEEDDDDNDDEGGEERSLISAQYQEASDDFYQCTSLQPSPSHMTAWSYQDIEVGDDANRAASTSPPRHLPSHSYYSNSHQGSPSPPPSYHQNHHHFSSPVSHPSIEMEFIYDMRGQMEQLYREMSELRKVIKSCVDMQMVMQQSMKQEVHSGQEERKRSANGLPKKGNCCICHEVKVDSLLYRCGHMCTCLKCAHELQWNSGKCPICRAPIVDVVKAQMDY, from the exons ATGGCATCATCACAAGTTGAAATGGCGTCTTCTGCGCCTTTCGGGTGCGTGTTGAGGGATCACAACCGGCGAGACAGGTGCCGAGAGAGAAATGCCAGGGCCACGCAGGCCGCTTTTCAGAAGAATTTGAATAGCTTGGTGAGGAATCACCTCACCACCTGCATTTCTGTCTCTTCAATATCTGCCTCCAGTGACAAGGAAAGCAACAACTCCAAAGACCGAGACATTGAAAATGTCGAAAGAGATGGTGGTTGTTCGACAATGAGCCCGAGGCAGTCTCGGGTTCTTGATCGACAGGCTGCGAGACGAGGAGGGAAAGAAGGAATGGCAATGGTTGAGAGGCAGAGCCAAGAGGCAGAGCTCATGTCAGTGCCTAACTCCGAACCTTCATCATCGAGGACATCGACATCTTTGAAGGAGACTCTTTTCAGAACGGATAGCTTGGCGAGAATTTACAATCTGGGAGTTGGAGCTTCCTCGCTGGTTCAAATATGGGAGAAGAGGCTGAACCAATCAAACAGTTTCAAGATGAGTTCCAATGGCAGCGCAGAGACAAGCAGGTCTAACTCTGGATTCAGCTGCAATGAGAATGAGAACATATTCAATGCTTCCAATGAATCCAGTGCTTCCAATGAGTCCACTGGTTCAAATGCACCAGTTTTCGAGAAACAATCATCGAGAGGGTCTGAAGCAGGGGACTCGGTTTGTGTTGATGAGAGGTATGACACCGGCCCGGTTGCTGAGGATTCATTTGAGGACACACATTCTGAGGAAAGCACCACAAGTGATGCCCTGAGTAATTTAGATGCaagggaaagagaaagagaaagggagAAGGTTCGTGTTGCGGATATCATTAAAAGGTTGAAAATGACAGCACAGTGTCCATTATCTTCTAGTGATGACAATGATCAGCAGTCTTGTACCAATGCATCTCCGTCTAGAGAGCGCGATCATGAGAGGCTTTTCGGGTCTGATCAGACAGAGCAGCTGCACAAAGGGTTCTCTCAGGTTATAAGTTCACCGAGGATGATCAGAGGCAGGCAGGCTTTTGCTGATTTGCTTATGCACCTGGAGCGCGACCGACATAGGGAGCTTGACGCGCTTGTAGACCGCAGAGCAGTTTCAAGATTTTCACACAAAGGGCGAATTCAG TCAATGCTTCGGCTTAAACTGCTACAACGCCGCATGGCAGTGGCAGTAGGTCAAGATGTACCGCGCCGGAAACCAGCAACATCTAAAGTGAACAAACTTCCACAAGGGTCTGCCATCATGCATCTCAG GGAGAGATTTAGCACTGGTGTGGAGCAGGCCTCAACAGATCAGAGTGATGCAGCTATTCCAAAAAGCCCTCAAAAGGAGGTTGTAAAGAACACCAGTGTACTATCAAAAAGCTCCTCCACTCCCAATAAGCCTAGCAAAAACACTCTTAATCGTGACGTTGATAGAGTTGAGCAGAAGAATGCAACCGGGATGCAGACCTCATTGCCGCATGCTAGCGAAGATCTTCGTGAAGAAGTAGGCATGAGTTCAAAAGTCACCTGTCAAGAAACAAGTTCAGTGGCTACAAACACCTCAACGCAAGCTAGTAACGGTCTTCATGAGGAAGGTAGCCCAAGCTCAAAAGTCACCTCGGAAGGAACAAGTTCAGTGGCTACAAACAATTTTCCAAATGCTAGTGAAGATCTTCGTGATGAAGCCAGCCCGAGTTTGAAAGTCGCCTATCAAGGATCGAGTCCAATGGCTAGGAACACCACAACTCATGCTAGCGAAGGTCTTCATGAAGAAGCCAACCCGAGTTTAAAAGTCACCTTGCAGAGAACAAGTCTAATGGCTAGGAGTACCTCCCCTCATGGTAGTGAAGATCTTTGTGAAGAAGCGAGCCCGAGTTCAGAAGTCACCTTGCAAGGAACAAGTCCAATGGCTAGAAACACCTCACCTCATGTTAGTGAAGACCTTCACGAAGAAGTCAGCCCGCGCTCAGAAGTCACTTTGCAAGGAACAAGTTCAGAGGCCAGAAACAACTTACCTCATGCTAGTGAACATCCTCATGAAGAAGCTAGCCCTAGTTCAGAAATTATCTGGCAAGGAACAAGTTCAGAGGCCAGAAACAACTTGCCTCATGTTAGTGAAGATCTTCATGAAGAAGTTAGCCTGAGTTCAGAAGTTATCTGGCAAGGAACAAGTTCGAAGGCTAGAAACCTTGATGCGCAAGAAAATGCAGATGCAACCACATCCTTGGTTGGTTGGGGTGAGAATGAGATAGAAGAACAACTAGAGGATGATTACCAGTACTATGGAGATTATACTTATGACTGGATCAATGAGATTTCTCGCCCACGTAGCTACTGGGAAAACCTGAGAAAGGCATGGTACCAAGAGATGCTGAACTCCAACTCAGGCAAAGGGGAGATACGCCAACTTATCGAAAG AAGAACAGTATCAAATTGTCTTGCAAGTGATTTCCGAGACAGAATAGACAGACTGATGGAATCTCGCTTAGAAATACAAGCGCAACCAGATGGCAGTCAAGAAGGAGAAGACGATGATATCAGCCACGATAGGATGAATCAATTGATGACTTTCTTACAAAAGCATCaccaaaaacaacaacaacaattgcTGCCAGCATGCAGTcaagaagaaaaacaacaaGTGCAAGAACAAGAACACCAAGAAGAAGATCAGAACATGacagaagaagatgatgatgacaATGATGATGaaggaggagaagaaagaagTCTAATTAGCGCTCAATATCAAGAagcaagtgatgatttttacCAATGCACATCATTGCAGCCATCGCCATCTCACATGACAGCATGGAGCTATCAAGATATAGAAGTGGGGGATGATGCTAATCGAGCTGCTTCTACATCTCCACCCCGACATTTGCCATCTCATTCTTACTATTCAAATAGTCACCAAGGTTCACCATCACCACCTCCATCATACcatcaaaatcaccatcacTTCTCTTCCCCTGTAAGTCATCCTTCAATT GAAATGGAATTCATATATGACATGAGAGGGCAGATGGAGCAACTCTATCGTGAGATGTCGGAGCTACGAAAAGTAATTAAGAGCTGTGTAGACATGCAAATGGTAATGCAACAATCCATGAAGCAGGAAGTTCATTCAG
- the LOC103445973 gene encoding uncharacterized protein isoform X2: MASSQVEMASSAPFGCVLRDHNRRDRCRERNARATQAAFQKNLNSLVRNHLTTCISVSSISASSDKESNNSKDRDIENVERDGGCSTMSPRQSRVLDRQAARRGGKEGMAMVERQSQEAELMSVPNSEPSSSRTSTSLKETLFRTDSLARIYNLGVGASSLVQIWEKRLNQSNSFKMSSNGSAETSRSNSGFSCNENENIFNASNESSASNESTGSNAPVFEKQSSRGSEAGDSVCVDERYDTGPVAEDSFEDTHSEESTTSDALSNLDAREREREREKVRVADIIKRLKMTAQCPLSSSDDNDQQSCTNASPSRERDHERLFGSDQTEQLHKGFSQVISSPRMIRGRQAFADLLMHLERDRHRELDALVDRRAVSRFSHKGRIQSMLRLKLLQRRMAVAVGQDVPRRKPATSKVNKLPQGSAIMHLRERFSTGVEQASTDQSDAAIPKSPQKEVVKNTSVLSKSSSTPNKPSKNTLNRDVDRVEQKNATGMQTSLPHASEDLREEVGMSSKVTCQETSSVATNTSTQASNGLHEEGSPSSKVTSEGTSSVATNNFPNASEDLRDEASPSLKVAYQGSSPMARNTTTHASEGLHEEANPSLKVTLQRTSLMARSTSPHGSEDLCEEASPSSEVTLQGTSPMARNTSPHVSEDLHEEVSPRSEVTLQGTSSEARNNLPHASEHPHEEASPSSEIIWQGTSSEARNNLPHVSEDLHEEVSLSSEVIWQGTSSKARNLDAQENADATTSLVGWGENEIEEQLEDDYQYYGDYTYDWINEISRPRSYWENLRKAWYQEMLNSNSGKGEIRQLIERRTVSNCLASDFRDRIDRLMESRLEIQAQPDGSQEGEDDDISHDRMNQLMTFLQKHHQKQQQQLLPACSQEEKQQVQEQEHQEEDQNMTEEDDDDNDDEGGEERSLISAQYQEASDDFYQCTSLQPSPSHMTAWSYQDIEVGDDANRAASTSPPRHLPSHSYYSNSHQGSPSPPPSYHQNHHHFSSPEMEFIYDMRGQMEQLYREMSELRKVIKSCVDMQMVMQQSMKQEVHSGQEERKRSANGLPKKGNCCICHEVKVDSLLYRCGHMCTCLKCAHELQWNSGKCPICRAPIVDVVKAQMDY; encoded by the exons ATGGCATCATCACAAGTTGAAATGGCGTCTTCTGCGCCTTTCGGGTGCGTGTTGAGGGATCACAACCGGCGAGACAGGTGCCGAGAGAGAAATGCCAGGGCCACGCAGGCCGCTTTTCAGAAGAATTTGAATAGCTTGGTGAGGAATCACCTCACCACCTGCATTTCTGTCTCTTCAATATCTGCCTCCAGTGACAAGGAAAGCAACAACTCCAAAGACCGAGACATTGAAAATGTCGAAAGAGATGGTGGTTGTTCGACAATGAGCCCGAGGCAGTCTCGGGTTCTTGATCGACAGGCTGCGAGACGAGGAGGGAAAGAAGGAATGGCAATGGTTGAGAGGCAGAGCCAAGAGGCAGAGCTCATGTCAGTGCCTAACTCCGAACCTTCATCATCGAGGACATCGACATCTTTGAAGGAGACTCTTTTCAGAACGGATAGCTTGGCGAGAATTTACAATCTGGGAGTTGGAGCTTCCTCGCTGGTTCAAATATGGGAGAAGAGGCTGAACCAATCAAACAGTTTCAAGATGAGTTCCAATGGCAGCGCAGAGACAAGCAGGTCTAACTCTGGATTCAGCTGCAATGAGAATGAGAACATATTCAATGCTTCCAATGAATCCAGTGCTTCCAATGAGTCCACTGGTTCAAATGCACCAGTTTTCGAGAAACAATCATCGAGAGGGTCTGAAGCAGGGGACTCGGTTTGTGTTGATGAGAGGTATGACACCGGCCCGGTTGCTGAGGATTCATTTGAGGACACACATTCTGAGGAAAGCACCACAAGTGATGCCCTGAGTAATTTAGATGCaagggaaagagaaagagaaagggagAAGGTTCGTGTTGCGGATATCATTAAAAGGTTGAAAATGACAGCACAGTGTCCATTATCTTCTAGTGATGACAATGATCAGCAGTCTTGTACCAATGCATCTCCGTCTAGAGAGCGCGATCATGAGAGGCTTTTCGGGTCTGATCAGACAGAGCAGCTGCACAAAGGGTTCTCTCAGGTTATAAGTTCACCGAGGATGATCAGAGGCAGGCAGGCTTTTGCTGATTTGCTTATGCACCTGGAGCGCGACCGACATAGGGAGCTTGACGCGCTTGTAGACCGCAGAGCAGTTTCAAGATTTTCACACAAAGGGCGAATTCAG TCAATGCTTCGGCTTAAACTGCTACAACGCCGCATGGCAGTGGCAGTAGGTCAAGATGTACCGCGCCGGAAACCAGCAACATCTAAAGTGAACAAACTTCCACAAGGGTCTGCCATCATGCATCTCAG GGAGAGATTTAGCACTGGTGTGGAGCAGGCCTCAACAGATCAGAGTGATGCAGCTATTCCAAAAAGCCCTCAAAAGGAGGTTGTAAAGAACACCAGTGTACTATCAAAAAGCTCCTCCACTCCCAATAAGCCTAGCAAAAACACTCTTAATCGTGACGTTGATAGAGTTGAGCAGAAGAATGCAACCGGGATGCAGACCTCATTGCCGCATGCTAGCGAAGATCTTCGTGAAGAAGTAGGCATGAGTTCAAAAGTCACCTGTCAAGAAACAAGTTCAGTGGCTACAAACACCTCAACGCAAGCTAGTAACGGTCTTCATGAGGAAGGTAGCCCAAGCTCAAAAGTCACCTCGGAAGGAACAAGTTCAGTGGCTACAAACAATTTTCCAAATGCTAGTGAAGATCTTCGTGATGAAGCCAGCCCGAGTTTGAAAGTCGCCTATCAAGGATCGAGTCCAATGGCTAGGAACACCACAACTCATGCTAGCGAAGGTCTTCATGAAGAAGCCAACCCGAGTTTAAAAGTCACCTTGCAGAGAACAAGTCTAATGGCTAGGAGTACCTCCCCTCATGGTAGTGAAGATCTTTGTGAAGAAGCGAGCCCGAGTTCAGAAGTCACCTTGCAAGGAACAAGTCCAATGGCTAGAAACACCTCACCTCATGTTAGTGAAGACCTTCACGAAGAAGTCAGCCCGCGCTCAGAAGTCACTTTGCAAGGAACAAGTTCAGAGGCCAGAAACAACTTACCTCATGCTAGTGAACATCCTCATGAAGAAGCTAGCCCTAGTTCAGAAATTATCTGGCAAGGAACAAGTTCAGAGGCCAGAAACAACTTGCCTCATGTTAGTGAAGATCTTCATGAAGAAGTTAGCCTGAGTTCAGAAGTTATCTGGCAAGGAACAAGTTCGAAGGCTAGAAACCTTGATGCGCAAGAAAATGCAGATGCAACCACATCCTTGGTTGGTTGGGGTGAGAATGAGATAGAAGAACAACTAGAGGATGATTACCAGTACTATGGAGATTATACTTATGACTGGATCAATGAGATTTCTCGCCCACGTAGCTACTGGGAAAACCTGAGAAAGGCATGGTACCAAGAGATGCTGAACTCCAACTCAGGCAAAGGGGAGATACGCCAACTTATCGAAAG AAGAACAGTATCAAATTGTCTTGCAAGTGATTTCCGAGACAGAATAGACAGACTGATGGAATCTCGCTTAGAAATACAAGCGCAACCAGATGGCAGTCAAGAAGGAGAAGACGATGATATCAGCCACGATAGGATGAATCAATTGATGACTTTCTTACAAAAGCATCaccaaaaacaacaacaacaattgcTGCCAGCATGCAGTcaagaagaaaaacaacaaGTGCAAGAACAAGAACACCAAGAAGAAGATCAGAACATGacagaagaagatgatgatgacaATGATGATGaaggaggagaagaaagaagTCTAATTAGCGCTCAATATCAAGAagcaagtgatgatttttacCAATGCACATCATTGCAGCCATCGCCATCTCACATGACAGCATGGAGCTATCAAGATATAGAAGTGGGGGATGATGCTAATCGAGCTGCTTCTACATCTCCACCCCGACATTTGCCATCTCATTCTTACTATTCAAATAGTCACCAAGGTTCACCATCACCACCTCCATCATACcatcaaaatcaccatcacTTCTCTTCCCCT GAAATGGAATTCATATATGACATGAGAGGGCAGATGGAGCAACTCTATCGTGAGATGTCGGAGCTACGAAAAGTAATTAAGAGCTGTGTAGACATGCAAATGGTAATGCAACAATCCATGAAGCAGGAAGTTCATTCAG
- the LOC103422290 gene encoding uncharacterized protein, whose translation MPITSTMVGALLGLGTQMYSNALRKLPYMRHPWEHVLGMGLGAVFVNQLVKWDEQLKVDLDKMLDKAKAANERRYIDEDDD comes from the exons ATGCCGATAACTTCAACGATGGTCGGAGCCCTATTGGGTTTGGGCACCCAGATGTACTCCAACGCCCTCCGCAAGCTCCCTTACATGCGCC ATCCTTGGGAGCACGTTCTAGGCATGGGATTGGGCGCAGTTTTTGTTAACCAGCTCGTCAAATGGGACGAGCAGCTCAAAGTGGACCTCGATAAGATGCTCGACAAGGCCAAGGCCGCCAACGAACGCCGTTACATAG atgaagatgatgattag
- the LOC103422289 gene encoding LRR receptor-like serine/threonine-protein kinase GSO1 translates to MALVRDAILPLFLALFLHLSLGFMFCEGKLDGNTTLSVLLEVKRAIVEDPENVLHGWSESDPNFCTWRGVTCALDSLDNSVQAVGLNLSGSSLAGSISPSLGSLQNLLHLDLSSNRLSGPIPPTLSNLTSLESLLLFSNQLTGDIPNHLSSLTSLQVMRIGDNGLTGSIPATFGKLVNLVTLGLASCSLNGPIPPQLGRLGLLENLILQLNQLEGLIPAELGNCSSLTIFTAANNTLNGTIPAQLGRLGNLQLLNLGNNSLTGQIPSQLGKLSQLGYMNLMGNQLEGPIPKSISQLGNLQSLDLSVNKLTGGIPAEFGTMSQLATLVLSNNSLSGVIPRNLCSNTTSLELLMISGSGLVGEIPAELSQCRSMKQLDLSNNLINGSIPDEIYGLVELTDLLLHNNSLVGSISPLISNLSNLQSLILYHNNLVGPLPSEIGMLGELEILYLYDNQLSGEIPMEIGNCSSLQMIDFFGNRFSGEIPVTIGRLKDLNLLHIRQNELVGEIPATLGNCHKLTILDLADNRLSGGIPITFGSLGAMEQFMLYNNSLEGNLPDTLANMANLTRVNLSGNKLNGSIAALCSSSSFLSFDVTDNAFDHEIPSQLGNSKSLQRLRLGNNQFTGKIPHTLGNISELSLLDVSGNSLTGSIPDELSSCKKLSHIDLNDNLLSGTIPQWFGGLPQLGELKLSSNRFTGALPIELFNCSKLLVLSMSENSLIGTLPAEIGNLESLNVLNLDHNHFSGPIPPAIGKLGKLYELRLSQNRFDGDLPYELGQLQNLQSILDLSYNNLSGQIPASIGTLSKLEVLDLSHNQLIGEVPSPVGGMISLGKLNLSYNNLQGKLSKQLSHWPAEAFEGNLDLCGSPLGSCIGRKQQSDPTELAVVALAAICTLSAIALLIFGAASLLKHKREAFRKAREMNFLYSSSSSHAQRRLLFSNGSVKPDIKWKDIMDATKNLSNEFVIGSGGSGVIYKAELRTGETVAVKKILYKDDLMANKTFTREIKTLGRIRHRHLVKLMGYCSNKGAGSNLLIYEYMENGSVYDWIHQEQSNKKKKSLDWEARLKIAVGLAQGVEYLHHDCVPKIIHRDIKSSNILLDSNMEAHLGDFGLAKTLNENNESNTESNTWFAGSYGYIAPEYAYSLKASEKSDVYSMGIVLMELVSGRMPTDSSFGVEMDMVRWVEMHIEMQDSTREELIDPALKPLLSGEENTAFQVLEIALQCTKTSPAERPSSREACDQLLHVFNHRSVEFEKTNLDSYT, encoded by the exons ATGGCTTTAGTAAGAGATGCAATTTTGCCTCTTTTTCTTGCTCTGTTTCTGCATCTTTCATTAGGGTTTATGTTCTGCGAGGGGAAGCTCGATGGCAATACAACTTTGAGTGTGCTTTTGGAGGTGAAGAGGGCAATTGTGGAAGACCCAGAAAATGTTTTGCATGGCTGGTCCGAAAGCGACCCAAATTTCTGTACTTGGAGAGGTGTGACTTGTGCGCTTGACTCGCTGGACAACTCGGTCCAAGCGGTAGGGCTCAACCTTTCCGGCTCGTCACTCGCCGGGTCGATATCGCCCTCACTCGGTAGTTTGCAAAACCTGCTCCACCTTGATCTCTCTTCTAACCGCCTCTCGGGTCCCATCCCACCAACCCTCTCTAACCTCACGTCCTTGGAATCTTTGCTTCTCTTTTCAAACCAGCTCACTGGGGACATCCCGAATCATCTCAGCTCGCTGACGAGTCTCCAAGTGATGAGAATCGGCGACAATGGGCTCACTGGATCCATTCCCGCCACTTTTGGCAAACTTGTCAATTTGGTCACGCTTGGTTTGGCCTCATGCAGCCTCAACGGTCCAATACCTCCCCAACTCGGCCGACTCGGCCTACTGGAGAACTTAATCCTGCAGCTCAATCAACTCGAAGGTTTGATTCCTGCTGAGTTGGGGAACTGCTCCAGCCTCACTATCTTCACAGCTGCCAACAATACCCTCAACGGAACAATCCCCGCGCAGCTCGGCCGTCTCGGTAACCTCCAGCTCCTGAACTTGGGAAACAACAGCCTCACCGGCCAAATCCCGAGTCAACTCGGTAAACTGAGTCAACTCGGATACATGAATCTCATGGGGAACCAACTTGAAGGTCCAATACCAAAGTCCATATCTCAACTGGGAAATCTTCAGAGTCTTGATTTATCCGTGAACAAGCTCACAGGAGGTATTCCGGCCGAATTTGGCACCATGTCTCAGCTGGCAACCTTAGTTTTATCAAACAACAGTCTTTCCGGCGTCATCCCAAGAAATCTATGTTCCAACACAACAAGTTTGGAGCTCCTAATGATTTCAGGTTCGGGACTTGTCGGCGAGATCCCAGCAGAATTAAGCCAATGCCGATCAATGAAGCAGCTCGACTTGTCCAATAACTTGATCAACGGGTCAATCCCAGATGAGATTTATGGACTAGTGGAGCTGACTGATCTGTTGCTCCACAACAACAGCTTGGTTGGTTCGATTTCTCCGTTGATATCAAACCTCAGCAATCTGCAGTCACTTATTCTGTACCATAACAACTTGGTGGGCCCTCTGCCGAGCGAGATTGGAATGCTTGGGGAGCTCGAGATTCTATATCTCTACGACAATCAGCTCTCTGGAGAAATCCCAATGGAGATTGGCAACTGTTCGAGCTTGCAGATGATCGATTTTTTTGGAAATCGGTTCAGCGGGGAGATCCCGGTTACTATTGGGAGGCTCAAAGATTTGAACTTACTTCATATCAGGCAGAATGAGTTGGTGGGTGAGATTCCCGCCACATTGGGGAACTGTCACAAGCTGACTATTCTTGACTTGGCGGATAACCGTTTATCTGGCGGGATACCGATAACTTTCGGGTCCCTTGGAGCTATGGAGCAGTTCATGCTGTACAACAACTCACTTGAAGGTAATCTTCCTGATACATTGGCTAATATGGCGAATTTGACTAGAGTGAATTTATCGGGAAACAAGTTGAATGGAAGCATTGCTGCATTGTGTAGCTCCAGTTCGTTTCTTTCGTTTGATGTCACTGACAATGCATTTGATCATGAGATTCCTTCCCAGCTCGGAAATTCGAAATCTCTCCAGAGGTTGAGATTAGGGAACAATCAGTTTACTGGTAaaatcccacacacattggggaATATCAGTGAGCTATCACTGCTAGATGTGTCCGGAAATTCACTCACAGGATCAATACCGGACGAGCTTTCATCGTGCAAGAAACTGTCCCACATTGACTTGAACGACAACCTTCTTTCAGGCACAATTCCGCAGTGGTTTGGAGGTTTGCCTCAGTTAGGAGAGCTGAAGCTGTCCTCAAATCGCTTCACCGGGGCTCTTCCGATTGAATTGTTCAATTGTTCTAAACTGCTAGTGCTTTCCATGAGTGAGAATTCTCTCATTGGAACCCTCCCTGCTGAGATTGGTAACCTGGAATCGCTTAATGTCCTAAACCTCGACCACAACCATTTTTCAGGTCCAATCCCTCCTGCCATTGGGAAACTAGGCAAGCTGTATGAGCTTCGGCTCTCACAGAACAGATTTGATGGTGACTTGCCTTATGAGCTTGGACAACTCCAAAATCTTCAGAGCATTTTAGACCTTAGTTACAACAATTTGAGTGGTCAGATTCCGGCCTCTATTGGGACTCTGTCAAAACTTGAAGTGCTTGATCTATCTCACAATCAACTAATTGGCGAAGTCCCTTCCCCAGTTGGTGGGATGATTAGCTTGGGAAAGCTTAATCTGTCTTACAACAATCTGCAAGGAAAGTTGAGCAAGCAACTCTCGCACTGGCCGGCTGAGGCTTTTGAGGGAAACTTGGATCTTTGTGGAAGCCCTCTTGGAAGCTGCATTGGCAGAAAGCAGCAGTCTGATCCAACAGAATTGGCAGTGGTAGCCCTTGCTGCAATATGTACTCTATCTGCAATTGCTCTACTGATATTCGGAGCTGCTTCTCTCCTGAAACACAAGCGAGAAGCTTTTCGGAAAGCCCGTGAAATGAACTTCTTGTACTCGTCCAGTTCTTCCCATGCTCAGCGAAGACTGCTTTTCTCAAACGGTTCTGTCAAGCCAGATATCAAATGGAAAGACATCATGGACGCCACAAAGAATCTGAGCAACGAATTTGTAATTGGCTCAGGAGGGTCGGGAGTAATCTACAAAGCTGAACTGCGAACAGGAGAAACTGTGGCAGTCAAGAAGATTTTGTATAAAGATGATCTTATGGCGAACAAAACCTTCACTAGGGAGATTAAGACACTTGGGAGGATAAGACACCGGCATCTGGTGAAGTTAATGGGGTACTGCAGCAACAAAGGAGCAGGATCCAATCTGTTAATATACGAGTACATGGAGAACGGAAGTGTGTATGATTGGATACACCAAGAGCAAagtaacaagaagaagaagagcctTGATTGGGAGGCACGGCTAAAGATTGCGGTTGGATTAGCTCAAGGAGTGGAGTATCTCCACCATGACTGCGTGCCAAAGATCATCCATAGGGACATTAAGTCGAGCAATATTTTGCTAGATTCGAACATGGAGGCACATCTTGGGGATTTCGGCCTTGCCAAGACACTTAACGAGAACAACGAGTCTAACACAGAATCTAATACATGGTTTGCTGGATCCTACGGGTACATAGCACCAG AGTATGCTTATTCACTCAAGGCATCAGAAAAGAGTGATGTCTACAGCATGGGGATTGTGCTAATGGAGCTTGTAAGCGGGAGAATGCCGACAGATTCATCTTTCGGCGTGGAGATGGACATGGTGAGGTGGGTCGAGATGCATATTGAAATGCAGGATTCTACTCGTGAAGAGTTGATAGACCCTGCACTGAAACCACTCTTGTCCGGAGAAGAAAACACCGCGTTCCAGGTTCTTGAAATTGCACTGCAGTGCACAAAAACCAGCCCGGCAGAGAGGCCTTCGTCACGAGAAGCGTGTGATCAACTACTACATGTGTTTAATCATCGGTCGGTGGAGTTTGAGAAGACGAATTTAGATTCTTACACATAA